The following proteins are co-located in the Bombus pyrosoma isolate SC7728 linkage group LG12, ASM1482585v1, whole genome shotgun sequence genome:
- the LOC122573384 gene encoding choline/ethanolamine kinase isoform X3 has product MQDLSTLQIFRVTTIDKMGLGNKMSEENPEMREMAARICRDYLHGVWKHVTAENMTLKRISGGLSNWLYNVQLPDGTVPIRGEPRQVLLRLYGQIHGERALEGLITESVIFTLLSERRLGPKLHGIFPGGRIEEYIPARPLLTDELADPILSCMIAEKMAQIHSMQVPISKEPTWLWDTMTKWLDTTTDILENIEDVDVRHLKNVNAIRAIDLDHEIKWFRSLATRHKYPVVFCHNDMQEGNILLRQNTRKPELVLIDFEYCSYNYRAFDIANHFVEWQYDYTAAEYPFFHERAASGPTKEQKLNFIRSYLRTVGKEGSSEEERIIMEIKIFSLASHLFWGLWSIVNAKLSEIPFGYWDYAVSRLKNYQYLKEKIMASGGSPTIDNDDTTEKITVD; this is encoded by the exons ATGCAAGATTTATCGACGTTGCAAATTTTTCGAGTAACAACAATTGATAAGATGGGTCTGGGAAACAAG ATGTCCGAAGAGAATCCAGAGATGCGGGAAATGGCAGCGCGCATATGCCGCGATTACCTCCACGGTGTTTGGAAACACGTTACCGCGGAGAACATGACATTGAAACGTATCAG cGGCGGATTAAGCAATTGGTTGTACAATGTCCAGTTACCCGATGGAACTGTTCCGATTCGAGGGGAACCACGGCAAGTCTTATTGCGACTGTACGGCCAGATACACGGGGAAAGAGCTTTGGAAGGGCTGATCACCGAATCGGTCATATTCACGTTACTGTCAGAAAGACGACTCGGACCCAAGTTACACGGTATATTTCCCGGTGGTCGAATAGAAGAATACATACCGGCGAGACCGTTGCTTACCGATGAACTGGCGGATCCGATTTTAAGCTGCATGATCGCCGAGAAAATGGCCCAGATACATAGTATGCAGGTTCCGATAAGCAAAGAACCAACTTGGCTTTGGGATACCATGACCAAATGGTTGGACACGACCACCGACATATTAGAAAACATCGAGGACGTCGATGTTCGACATTTGAAAAACGTCAACGCGATACGAGCGATCGACCTAGATCACGAGATCAAGTGGTTCAG ATCTCTCGCAACCCGACATAAATATCCAGTTGTTTTTTGTCACAACGATATGCAAGAGGGTAATATATTGCTACGGCAAAATACACGGAAACCAGAACTAGTTCTTATCGACTTTGAATATTGCTCTTATAATTATCGAGCATTCGACATAGCAAATCATTTCGTGGAATGGCAGTACGATTATACAGCAGCGGAATATCCTTTCTTTCATGAACGCGCAGCATCTGGCCCTACAAAAGAGCAAAAG CTCAACTTTATAAGAAGTTACTTAAGAACAGTCGGCAAAGAAGGATCATCGGAAGAGGAACGAATCATCATggaaatcaaaatattctcATTGGCTAGTCACTTATTTTGGGGTCTTTGGAGTATCGTCAACGCCAAATTATCAGAAATTCCATTCGGCTATTGG GATTATGCAGTTtctagattaaaaaattaccagtatttaaaagagaagattATGGCTTCTGGAGGATCGCCGACGATAGACAACGATGATACTACTGAAAAAATAACCGTAGATTGA
- the LOC122573384 gene encoding choline/ethanolamine kinase isoform X4: MIAYQMSEENPEMREMAARICRDYLHGVWKHVTAENMTLKRISGGLSNWLYNVQLPDGTVPIRGEPRQVLLRLYGQIHGERALEGLITESVIFTLLSERRLGPKLHGIFPGGRIEEYIPARPLLTDELADPILSCMIAEKMAQIHSMQVPISKEPTWLWDTMTKWLDTTTDILENIEDVDVRHLKNVNAIRAIDLDHEIKWFRSLATRHKYPVVFCHNDMQEGNILLRQNTRKPELVLIDFEYCSYNYRAFDIANHFVEWQYDYTAAEYPFFHERAASGPTKEQKLNFIRSYLRTVGKEGSSEEERIIMEIKIFSLASHLFWGLWSIVNAKLSEIPFGYWDYAVSRLKNYQYLKEKIMASGGSPTIDNDDTTEKITVD; this comes from the exons ATGATCGCGTACCAA ATGTCCGAAGAGAATCCAGAGATGCGGGAAATGGCAGCGCGCATATGCCGCGATTACCTCCACGGTGTTTGGAAACACGTTACCGCGGAGAACATGACATTGAAACGTATCAG cGGCGGATTAAGCAATTGGTTGTACAATGTCCAGTTACCCGATGGAACTGTTCCGATTCGAGGGGAACCACGGCAAGTCTTATTGCGACTGTACGGCCAGATACACGGGGAAAGAGCTTTGGAAGGGCTGATCACCGAATCGGTCATATTCACGTTACTGTCAGAAAGACGACTCGGACCCAAGTTACACGGTATATTTCCCGGTGGTCGAATAGAAGAATACATACCGGCGAGACCGTTGCTTACCGATGAACTGGCGGATCCGATTTTAAGCTGCATGATCGCCGAGAAAATGGCCCAGATACATAGTATGCAGGTTCCGATAAGCAAAGAACCAACTTGGCTTTGGGATACCATGACCAAATGGTTGGACACGACCACCGACATATTAGAAAACATCGAGGACGTCGATGTTCGACATTTGAAAAACGTCAACGCGATACGAGCGATCGACCTAGATCACGAGATCAAGTGGTTCAG ATCTCTCGCAACCCGACATAAATATCCAGTTGTTTTTTGTCACAACGATATGCAAGAGGGTAATATATTGCTACGGCAAAATACACGGAAACCAGAACTAGTTCTTATCGACTTTGAATATTGCTCTTATAATTATCGAGCATTCGACATAGCAAATCATTTCGTGGAATGGCAGTACGATTATACAGCAGCGGAATATCCTTTCTTTCATGAACGCGCAGCATCTGGCCCTACAAAAGAGCAAAAG CTCAACTTTATAAGAAGTTACTTAAGAACAGTCGGCAAAGAAGGATCATCGGAAGAGGAACGAATCATCATggaaatcaaaatattctcATTGGCTAGTCACTTATTTTGGGGTCTTTGGAGTATCGTCAACGCCAAATTATCAGAAATTCCATTCGGCTATTGG GATTATGCAGTTtctagattaaaaaattaccagtatttaaaagagaagattATGGCTTCTGGAGGATCGCCGACGATAGACAACGATGATACTACTGAAAAAATAACCGTAGATTGA
- the LOC122573384 gene encoding choline/ethanolamine kinase isoform X1 codes for MAVMMRYSRSMRLHIQFCIATIGTDPTCFRIVSRLLYPIETARFANLDLRGACSTLGGEQREKKEKGRSLLWMSEENPEMREMAARICRDYLHGVWKHVTAENMTLKRISGGLSNWLYNVQLPDGTVPIRGEPRQVLLRLYGQIHGERALEGLITESVIFTLLSERRLGPKLHGIFPGGRIEEYIPARPLLTDELADPILSCMIAEKMAQIHSMQVPISKEPTWLWDTMTKWLDTTTDILENIEDVDVRHLKNVNAIRAIDLDHEIKWFRSLATRHKYPVVFCHNDMQEGNILLRQNTRKPELVLIDFEYCSYNYRAFDIANHFVEWQYDYTAAEYPFFHERAASGPTKEQKLNFIRSYLRTVGKEGSSEEERIIMEIKIFSLASHLFWGLWSIVNAKLSEIPFGYWDYAVSRLKNYQYLKEKIMASGGSPTIDNDDTTEKITVD; via the exons ATGGCAGTAATGATGCGATACAGTCGCTCGATGCGTTTGCACATCCAGTTTTGTATCGCGACGATAGGAACGGATCCCACCTGTTTCAGAATCGTGTCGCGCCTGCTGTATCCCATCGAAACGGCGCGTTTCGCGAATTTAGATCTTCGAGGGGCGTGTTCCACCTTGGGAGGAGAACaacgggagaaaaaagaaaaaggacgaTCCTTGTTGTGG ATGTCCGAAGAGAATCCAGAGATGCGGGAAATGGCAGCGCGCATATGCCGCGATTACCTCCACGGTGTTTGGAAACACGTTACCGCGGAGAACATGACATTGAAACGTATCAG cGGCGGATTAAGCAATTGGTTGTACAATGTCCAGTTACCCGATGGAACTGTTCCGATTCGAGGGGAACCACGGCAAGTCTTATTGCGACTGTACGGCCAGATACACGGGGAAAGAGCTTTGGAAGGGCTGATCACCGAATCGGTCATATTCACGTTACTGTCAGAAAGACGACTCGGACCCAAGTTACACGGTATATTTCCCGGTGGTCGAATAGAAGAATACATACCGGCGAGACCGTTGCTTACCGATGAACTGGCGGATCCGATTTTAAGCTGCATGATCGCCGAGAAAATGGCCCAGATACATAGTATGCAGGTTCCGATAAGCAAAGAACCAACTTGGCTTTGGGATACCATGACCAAATGGTTGGACACGACCACCGACATATTAGAAAACATCGAGGACGTCGATGTTCGACATTTGAAAAACGTCAACGCGATACGAGCGATCGACCTAGATCACGAGATCAAGTGGTTCAG ATCTCTCGCAACCCGACATAAATATCCAGTTGTTTTTTGTCACAACGATATGCAAGAGGGTAATATATTGCTACGGCAAAATACACGGAAACCAGAACTAGTTCTTATCGACTTTGAATATTGCTCTTATAATTATCGAGCATTCGACATAGCAAATCATTTCGTGGAATGGCAGTACGATTATACAGCAGCGGAATATCCTTTCTTTCATGAACGCGCAGCATCTGGCCCTACAAAAGAGCAAAAG CTCAACTTTATAAGAAGTTACTTAAGAACAGTCGGCAAAGAAGGATCATCGGAAGAGGAACGAATCATCATggaaatcaaaatattctcATTGGCTAGTCACTTATTTTGGGGTCTTTGGAGTATCGTCAACGCCAAATTATCAGAAATTCCATTCGGCTATTGG GATTATGCAGTTtctagattaaaaaattaccagtatttaaaagagaagattATGGCTTCTGGAGGATCGCCGACGATAGACAACGATGATACTACTGAAAAAATAACCGTAGATTGA
- the LOC122573386 gene encoding galactose mutarotase-like isoform X2 has protein sequence MDSNGEQLISCTKWGSVDGRSIEKYTLKNNAGQEVDIVTYGATITSIRTPDKDGRIADIVLGFDKVEDYSSTVYKPYFGATIGRVANRIKNGEFTLNGKKYHLAKNAGQNSLHGGIKGWSSKIWNAAIQRNKLVLSLLSEDGDEGYPGDAVASVTFQLTIDGELRIEMKVFVTKATPINLTNHSYFNLAGHDGNASELYKHRFTLNADHWTVTDTESIPTGEIRSVLGTVMDLRNSTILGDVIDKVPGGGYDYNFCLRVNDTANERNVVANVLHPNSGRYLQVFSNQPGVQFYTANFLPERETPGIKGKNGTTYFKHGAFCLETQNYPDAVNQENFPNSILEPGQLYRHTVIYKFGVVA, from the exons ATGGATTCGAATGGTGAACAATTAATATCTTGTACAAAATGGGGATCTGTCGATGGTCGAAGCATTGAGAAGTacactttaaaaaataacgcggGTCAGGAGGTGGACATCGTAACGTACGGCGCAACAATAACATCTATTAGAACTCCAGATAAAGATGGAAGAATAGCAGACATCGTTTTAGGTTTCGATAAAGTAGAAG ATTACTCGTCCACGGTTTATAAACCGTATTTTGGTGCGACGATTGGAAGAGTCGCGAACCGTATAAAAAATGGGGAATTCACATTGAACGGGAAAAAGTATCATTTAGCTAAGAATGCAGGACAAAATAGTCTTCACGGTGGCATTAAAGGGTGGAGTTCGAAAATATGGAATGCCGCTATTCAGCGTAACAAGCTTGTACTTTCTTTGCTAAGCGAGGACGGTGACGAAGGTTACCCTGGAGATGCAGTAGCTTCGGTCACTTTTCAATTAACCATCGATGGAGAGTTACGCATCGAGATGAAAGTTTTCGTCACCAAAGCTACACCTATTAACTTGACTAATCATAGTTACTTCAATCTAGCTGGTCAT GATGGTAACGCAAGCGAACTATACAAACATCGGTTTACTTTAAATGCGGATCATTGGACGGTCACCGACACAGAAAGTATTCCTACTGGAGAAATACGATCGGTCCTCGGTACCGTGATGGACTTGAGAAACTCGACCATACTCGGAGATGTCATTGACAAAGTACCAGGTGGTGGAtacgattataatttttgtttaagaGTAAACGATACcgcaaacgaaagaaacgttgtTGCCAATGTTTTACATCCTAATTCTGGAAGATATTTACAAGTTTTTTCGAATCAGCCTGGAGTGCAATTTTATACAGCCAACTTTTTACCCGAACGCGAGACCCCGGGTATTAAGGGGAAAAACGGAACCACATACTTCAAGCATGGTGCATTCTGTTTAGAAACACAAAATTATCCGGATGCTGTCAATCAA gaaaattttccaaatagcATACTTGAACCTGGACAGCTTTATCGTCATACTGTTATATACAAGTTTGGAGTAGTAGCATAG
- the LOC122573384 gene encoding choline/ethanolamine kinase isoform X2 → MYLVCCVGRSAAGRNDRVPSTIVSRLLYPIETARFANLDLRGACSTLGGEQREKKEKGRSLLWMSEENPEMREMAARICRDYLHGVWKHVTAENMTLKRISGGLSNWLYNVQLPDGTVPIRGEPRQVLLRLYGQIHGERALEGLITESVIFTLLSERRLGPKLHGIFPGGRIEEYIPARPLLTDELADPILSCMIAEKMAQIHSMQVPISKEPTWLWDTMTKWLDTTTDILENIEDVDVRHLKNVNAIRAIDLDHEIKWFRSLATRHKYPVVFCHNDMQEGNILLRQNTRKPELVLIDFEYCSYNYRAFDIANHFVEWQYDYTAAEYPFFHERAASGPTKEQKLNFIRSYLRTVGKEGSSEEERIIMEIKIFSLASHLFWGLWSIVNAKLSEIPFGYWDYAVSRLKNYQYLKEKIMASGGSPTIDNDDTTEKITVD, encoded by the exons ATGTATCTCGTGTGTTGTGTCGGTCGCAGTGCAGCAGGAAGAAATGATCGCGTACCAAGTAC AATCGTGTCGCGCCTGCTGTATCCCATCGAAACGGCGCGTTTCGCGAATTTAGATCTTCGAGGGGCGTGTTCCACCTTGGGAGGAGAACaacgggagaaaaaagaaaaaggacgaTCCTTGTTGTGG ATGTCCGAAGAGAATCCAGAGATGCGGGAAATGGCAGCGCGCATATGCCGCGATTACCTCCACGGTGTTTGGAAACACGTTACCGCGGAGAACATGACATTGAAACGTATCAG cGGCGGATTAAGCAATTGGTTGTACAATGTCCAGTTACCCGATGGAACTGTTCCGATTCGAGGGGAACCACGGCAAGTCTTATTGCGACTGTACGGCCAGATACACGGGGAAAGAGCTTTGGAAGGGCTGATCACCGAATCGGTCATATTCACGTTACTGTCAGAAAGACGACTCGGACCCAAGTTACACGGTATATTTCCCGGTGGTCGAATAGAAGAATACATACCGGCGAGACCGTTGCTTACCGATGAACTGGCGGATCCGATTTTAAGCTGCATGATCGCCGAGAAAATGGCCCAGATACATAGTATGCAGGTTCCGATAAGCAAAGAACCAACTTGGCTTTGGGATACCATGACCAAATGGTTGGACACGACCACCGACATATTAGAAAACATCGAGGACGTCGATGTTCGACATTTGAAAAACGTCAACGCGATACGAGCGATCGACCTAGATCACGAGATCAAGTGGTTCAG ATCTCTCGCAACCCGACATAAATATCCAGTTGTTTTTTGTCACAACGATATGCAAGAGGGTAATATATTGCTACGGCAAAATACACGGAAACCAGAACTAGTTCTTATCGACTTTGAATATTGCTCTTATAATTATCGAGCATTCGACATAGCAAATCATTTCGTGGAATGGCAGTACGATTATACAGCAGCGGAATATCCTTTCTTTCATGAACGCGCAGCATCTGGCCCTACAAAAGAGCAAAAG CTCAACTTTATAAGAAGTTACTTAAGAACAGTCGGCAAAGAAGGATCATCGGAAGAGGAACGAATCATCATggaaatcaaaatattctcATTGGCTAGTCACTTATTTTGGGGTCTTTGGAGTATCGTCAACGCCAAATTATCAGAAATTCCATTCGGCTATTGG GATTATGCAGTTtctagattaaaaaattaccagtatttaaaagagaagattATGGCTTCTGGAGGATCGCCGACGATAGACAACGATGATACTACTGAAAAAATAACCGTAGATTGA
- the LOC122573386 gene encoding galactose mutarotase-like isoform X1 has protein sequence MQFPRCVAITVCLLFKSIMDSNGEQLISCTKWGSVDGRSIEKYTLKNNAGQEVDIVTYGATITSIRTPDKDGRIADIVLGFDKVEDYSSTVYKPYFGATIGRVANRIKNGEFTLNGKKYHLAKNAGQNSLHGGIKGWSSKIWNAAIQRNKLVLSLLSEDGDEGYPGDAVASVTFQLTIDGELRIEMKVFVTKATPINLTNHSYFNLAGHDGNASELYKHRFTLNADHWTVTDTESIPTGEIRSVLGTVMDLRNSTILGDVIDKVPGGGYDYNFCLRVNDTANERNVVANVLHPNSGRYLQVFSNQPGVQFYTANFLPERETPGIKGKNGTTYFKHGAFCLETQNYPDAVNQENFPNSILEPGQLYRHTVIYKFGVVA, from the exons ATGCAATTTCCTCGTTGTGTGGCAATAACagtttgtttgttatttaa ATCGATTATGGATTCGAATGGTGAACAATTAATATCTTGTACAAAATGGGGATCTGTCGATGGTCGAAGCATTGAGAAGTacactttaaaaaataacgcggGTCAGGAGGTGGACATCGTAACGTACGGCGCAACAATAACATCTATTAGAACTCCAGATAAAGATGGAAGAATAGCAGACATCGTTTTAGGTTTCGATAAAGTAGAAG ATTACTCGTCCACGGTTTATAAACCGTATTTTGGTGCGACGATTGGAAGAGTCGCGAACCGTATAAAAAATGGGGAATTCACATTGAACGGGAAAAAGTATCATTTAGCTAAGAATGCAGGACAAAATAGTCTTCACGGTGGCATTAAAGGGTGGAGTTCGAAAATATGGAATGCCGCTATTCAGCGTAACAAGCTTGTACTTTCTTTGCTAAGCGAGGACGGTGACGAAGGTTACCCTGGAGATGCAGTAGCTTCGGTCACTTTTCAATTAACCATCGATGGAGAGTTACGCATCGAGATGAAAGTTTTCGTCACCAAAGCTACACCTATTAACTTGACTAATCATAGTTACTTCAATCTAGCTGGTCAT GATGGTAACGCAAGCGAACTATACAAACATCGGTTTACTTTAAATGCGGATCATTGGACGGTCACCGACACAGAAAGTATTCCTACTGGAGAAATACGATCGGTCCTCGGTACCGTGATGGACTTGAGAAACTCGACCATACTCGGAGATGTCATTGACAAAGTACCAGGTGGTGGAtacgattataatttttgtttaagaGTAAACGATACcgcaaacgaaagaaacgttgtTGCCAATGTTTTACATCCTAATTCTGGAAGATATTTACAAGTTTTTTCGAATCAGCCTGGAGTGCAATTTTATACAGCCAACTTTTTACCCGAACGCGAGACCCCGGGTATTAAGGGGAAAAACGGAACCACATACTTCAAGCATGGTGCATTCTGTTTAGAAACACAAAATTATCCGGATGCTGTCAATCAA gaaaattttccaaatagcATACTTGAACCTGGACAGCTTTATCGTCATACTGTTATATACAAGTTTGGAGTAGTAGCATAG
- the LOC122573391 gene encoding uncharacterized protein LOC122573391 has translation MKNLKSVSLHHHSLHSIDRVSIVSVVVSANLCKCDKDVCLNVVKRSISQSQVDRFIYIHMMILINRLSFTQKLLCIPIAAIGYYLEGFISCRYTPPTAPVIEQREERLLANMNSMSDEKRHSPLEVNLPPSLSI, from the exons atgaaaaatctaaaatcaGTTTCATTACATCATCATTCATTACATAGTATTGACCGAGTCTCTATCGTCTCCGTCGTCGTAAGTGC CAATTTGTGCAAGTGCGACAAGGACGTTTGTTTAAACGTTGTTAAACGTTCGATATCACAAAGTCAAGTCGATcgatttatatacatacat ATGATGATTCTTATTAATAGACTTTCCTTTACTCAAAAATTGCTATGTATCCCTATTGCTGCTATTGGATATTATTTAGAAGGGTTTATATCCTGTCGTTATACACCTCCAACTGCACCAGTAATAGAGCAACGCGAAGAAAGATTATTAGCTAATATGAATTCTATGTCTGATGAAAAAAGGCATTCTCCGTTGGAAGTTAATCTTCCACCCTCCTtgtctatataa